The DNA window GTCTGCATAAGATCAACATGCCGTAAATGAGAAACAGCCTTGTGAAACCATTTTGATCCAATAGAACAATTACTCAAATGAGGTGCAACATTAAGAGGCGCTTCACAAGTGCGTTTGATAAATTCAAACCAAGTAGCTAATAACAGTGACCAATGATCTCCAGAACCATGAAAAACAAGGTACTGATTCAACATATGGAAGAACTTCTGAGGGGCATTCTTTAAGATAGTTTCTCGTTTCCAGCACGTGAAACCACTGGCATTATGTTCTTTCTTACTTACCGCAGCCCCATTTATAGAGTAACACTTATTCGCCATAATTATGGTGTTGTGTAACAGATCAGGATACTGAAAATTCGTGTGACAGCTACCTGACATGATTGTCTCACAAAACAAACTCCGTGACAACGTTTCAAGCATCCGAGGAGTGTAACAAATCGTTCGATCTTGAGTCATTGCATTTAAGTGATAGGAGAGAGAATAACCTTCATATAACTCTTGTCCCAAAAACCACTGGTACAACAATAAAGAAACCTCACTATACTCATCTGACATCACAAGGAGATCCACAAACAAATGAAACACTGTCCATAAATCATCTGTCGCAAGTCTCGTCTCCTCACCACACCGCATAACCGTATGCAGCACTTGTTGATGGAACCCAGATATCGACAGCATGCTACGCGGAAAATGCCTTCTATCCCTTAGAAAAACATACACCAGCAGATTAAGCGCGACAAAACTCTCATGAAAGGGCTTCTTCATACACTGGTTCCAGCTTGCCTTCCACATCTCCACAATCCTGTCGTCATCGCGAGGAACCTCAGCAATCTCCGACCCCGAGGCCCCTCCCGCCGCCTGGTTCCTCGCCCAAAACCCAAGACAAACAACTGCCAGGAGCATAGAAGATCCGCTGAGCCACCTGCCAAATGCCTCCTCACTCACCAATGCCTTCTCAAGCTCCGCACGCCCCGCAGCCTCAAAAAGCCTTTCCCTGTCCATATACGCCAACCCTTCGTGAAACCACTCAACCACACCACTACACCCCTCCACCTGCAAGCTTTGCGACACATAAGACAACGCTCCATATAACACCTTATGGAACCGTGGCTCGAGCATCTCCTTCAAACACCTCGAACCCCTGCCTCTGCAGCCTTTAACATTACCATCGCCAAAGTCAATACTGCATCGACTACTGCCACCAACGCTGCTGCTACCACTGCTGCACATTCTAGACCCCGTGTCTACATCCGTGCCTACCTTGCACGCTCCCGCTGCCCCCCCACCCCCATCCTGCCCCGCATTCCCTTTATTCTCCTGCTGGCGCTCACCTCCTTCCCCATCATGCTtcaactgctgctgcaacatAGCCCCAGAACCACAAACACCATTTTCTCCGCATTCGCTTCCGATATTTCCTTTCTGCGAAGAACCTGCCTTACCAACGGCGCTGCTCTCCCCCGCGCATAAGCGCGGGCTGTCATTGCCTGCGCCTGCGCTACCTCCAATTCCATCTCTCAACCCGACAGACTGCACATTAATGAACGAGTTTAACACCCGTTCTATCTGTTGAGATTCGCCCTGCAAAACACCTTCCCTTCCCTCTCCGAGTTTTACCTGTTTTAGCTGTAACTCCAGTAACATACTTCTATGCACCGTCCGAATATGTCTCTGCAACAAGTCCCTCCGGACAAACGAATGACTGCACACTTTACAACTAAACGGTTTCACCCCAGTATGCGATCTTTCATGCCGTGTCCGGTGCTCTGACCTTGAGAACGCCCTTGCACAAAAAcagcatatatattttctctGCGAAGCAACCATACCTTTCTAGTGCTTCACTTGTATTAATATgctttttttcctttctatAGCTCTTCTTTTAAATACACTATTTCTTAAAAGTGTCTtccaagaacaaaaaaacaaatccTTCTTTTGGCTCAAAACTTATTGGCTTTTTAACCCCCGCTTTATTATCTGTAAATTCTTAAATTATACTcaaataattataatagtaataataataaggattataataaatttactATAGTATCATTTCtcttttttatcttttgaTGCCGAAATCTGCGTATCTCACACACCGGTGCTGTGTCTCAAGCTACCTTATTTCTCTCTCTTTATTTTGTACTATTCCCACTCTCACTCTGAGCTCTGCCCCTTCCTGAACATTctatcaatatattttgttgttgctgcgagctgttgctgctgcgctTCTATTGCTGGCTAACGTAACTAAATCTGCCTGTCGCCGGAGAGGGAGGGGTGAGAACTTTTCCTATAGAGATCACACACAACCAAAATGTCTTAAAAAAAAACTCGCTCAGAAGAGAACGAAAAAACGCTAGAAGTGGGTTTATTGTGGTTATAATACCTCACAGGCGTgattatttggaaaaatgtCTGGTTTAATGTGTCCGTACGGAACTTACATATCTCTTGGACCCTGCTTGCGGCCTTCCAGTCGAACCCCCTCCCCCTCCTGTAGGATGCCTTACTCGGTATATATCTGCTATAAGTTGCCGAAACGACGATGCGGAAAACTGACGTTCGCTACACGGTAACATGGTGGGGTTAATGGTTTAACCGACTAAGTGTGTGAAATTTCtgttttttgattttattttaccCCTCCCAGTGTTTGAGATGTCTTGTTTCTGTCTTGGTTAGAACGGGCGGTCTCTAAGTGTGTCTGTGCATGTGTACATATGTTGCACTCGGGCAAaaatagcagcagcataACGTGAGTTAAGTGGCACCGGAGAGGCTATAGAGAGCGCTTGGCGAGATGTCCGACCAATGTCCGGTGCAATGTCATTACCCGTGTAGCTGCATCCGCTCCGGTTTCTGCGCAGTTCATGCTTGTCCCTCGAGGGAGCACACAGAACTCGACGCAGTAAAAAAATCGTTCTGTGTTGGGCGGGCGCCTTTGCCATGGGCAAGTATGGAGGTGGGGGATGGCGGGGAGAGAGTGGGGGAGTAAGACAGGAAGAGGCGGGGGAGGGGAGGAGTGGATGAGTATTCACGTGTTTATCACGTGTAACATTGCTCGGAGGGCACGCGGCGGCGTGAGGAGGGGTATTGAGAGAATTCACGAGGGGAAAGTTAAGCCAGCATGCCTTGCATTTTGTTCTTTCAGCCGATTGGACGGGTATGGGCTGTGTCACAAGTATGCGGGTCACATGCCCGGGATGGTGATGAGGGGATGTTCGGGGGAGGAGATGCGGAGGCTAAAGGGACGTTCCCGCGATATTCGGGAGCAGGGTAGTGCAACGGTGCGGAATTTTCATGCGAGTGGTAGGCTGGAACCCTGCTGATGTCATCAAGGGATAAGGCTTGCAGAGACTGAAGACATTGCATGGTTTGGGAAGACGTAGGTTGTGGAAGGGTAAAATTGATACGGGAtggagatgaagatggtGGGGAAGAGCAAGGCGGCGGCGCGGACGTTTGTGCTGGGTAGTGTTCAGATCGGTGTGAAGGTATTGAAGAGGATTGCGGTGCTGGAGCGGCAGAGAACAAAACGTTCTCAGTGTAGAGCGGATCGTGGATATGAGAATGGTAGGCGGGTGGAACGTCTTGACAGGCAGGCAAGAGAATACATGAGGAGGGATCAGAAGATAAAACAGAAGATTGTAAGGGGTTGATGATTGGTTGCAGGTGGAATAGATCGGTTAGGACGCCTGAACGAATATGAAACTTGCCAGAATTGTCCAGCATGATCATCCGACCCTTAATGGGGACATGGGGCGAGATGAAAAGGATGACGGGGATTGATGCTTTGATTTCAGTAGTTCTGTCATGTGGACCATCATTAGTAGTAGTTGTAGTGGTATCTGGAGTACCTGCACTCGAGGTAgtagaagaagcagaagcagcaacattttttaaaggGGCGGAGGTATTGATCTTTTCCCATAAAGATTTTTTCAAGATTATATGGATCTGTAGCTTGTGTCGGACACGAATAAGCTTTTCACCTATGTCACAGTTTTGGGTGATCTGCTTTAAGTCGTCAGGGAGTTGAAGAACAGAAAGAATGCTGATAGAATCATTGAGCAGATTTCCGTGTTCCGGGTGGCAACCGTTGATATTTCCAAAATCAGTTATCGATTTTTCGACAACCgatttttcatcataaTAAAGCGAGCCACTTGCATCTTGGAAGGCGTAATATTGGGATAAAGAAATGGTTATGTTATGCAGTCGGTATCCCTTTTGGAATGGATAAAGTTTGATGTGAATGGGTGTAGAGCCACCAATTGGGATAGCGCGGCTGGGAATGGATACTTCGTACTGGAGCCTATCAGGCCAGCTTTTGCCAACACATACTTCCTCTTGAATTGCTAAGTTGTCAGCGGATAGGGTTCTGAAGATACGGAGATACTTGTAATTAGAGAAAGCAGTCTTAAACCCACCTCTTTCAATATGTGATTCAAAACGATAGAACACAGAACCACTCTGAAGACCTTCTACCGTCTCAGAGATGTCATCTGGTAAGACAACTCTAAATGGAAGCTCATAATTACCCTTGGGTAGCACAAAGGATGCCCCTCGGGGTACGGAATCTTGTTCGTAGGGTGTACCGGTAATACCATCCTCAGGAAGCCTTAATATGGGCGAAGATTTAGAACGcatcaatattttcctTGTCTCTGATACCGAACTTCGGGTAGTGACTACATGGTTCGATCGAGATGGTCTCAAAGTCATTCTTGCTCTTTCTGCATGATCGGAATCGGCAATCTCATCGCCATACCCATTATTCCTACtactactgctgctgctgttaCCGCCCCTACTCCCACCAGCAGTCTTGGCTGAAGCTGTATCCAAGACAACTCCGTCCCCACATGTTAACAAATTATCCCACACAcattcaaaaataaccTGCTCCTTCTTCACCAAGCTAACTACATTGTTACTCTTATGTTGTCCTATCTGTAAAAACTCTAATTTGTAACGCCCAATAAGCTTCAGAATAATTGCCTTCACTGAAACAGTCTCAGTTATAGAAAATACCAGATGCCCACTCAAAAGAACAGATCCTGCCCCGAAATGCGACCCCTCAATCAACACAATGTCCTGGTAGTTACTCGTAACCCTAACATCAAAGTAAACAGGCTGTTTAGACGACGACTTTCCCAATGAAAACATCTTTCCCACTTCTCATCCATCTAGACAACAAAGAGAACTCGCAATACCTGTCTCACTGACCACACCAGTACTAATAACTATAATTCTATCTTCTAGACTTCTCCAGAAGACTGTTGCTCTTCGGCTTGGcttttttgtattaaaAGTAATGTCCCTTAAACTGACACACGAACCTATATTAAATCCACTTTTTACTATGTATTTGACCCTGGATCACAATATAACAGTCCTTATACCTCACTTACAACTTCTTTATCTCTCTGTTAGTCATTACAGCCAATGCTGTGTTCTTCTTTCGGCGCATTCAATCCTTACAaaggaaacaaaaaatgttgAATATGTATTTCTGTTGCTTGCTGCTGAAAGTTACACATTATACAAGTCTTCATGTAATATCAAAAGACGACAAGAGAATATAGAATAAGAAAAGAGATAGGATACAATACTTGCTACATTTATATTATGGATGAGTGGCCTGCTGAGATTTGGATGGAGGTGTGCAGGCTGTTGACACCGGAGGATTTATTCAGTCTTCGGTTATGCTCCACTAAACTGAATCGCATCGTTTGTGACTGTACAGATATATGGGCTAGCTTATGCCGTGCCAAGTGGCTTACTTCAGAGTTGATAGAGACAGTGTTCGAAAATATCCCCAAAAACAACCCTATGAGTCCTAGTGATGATtggttttattattattggtaTAGAAGTAACATCGATGCTAAGTTAGAAAAAATGTTGCAGGAAATTGCACAGTTAGAGCATGGAGCGCGGTTTTGGGATACGTATTGGGGGTTATTTCGCTATAGGAAGTTCATGGTACCTTTTTTGCAGAGGCATACAGCTAGAGGGTACTGTTTCTCTGAGAGCTTCAAGTTGCATTGTATAAGCCGGCAGTTGCTTACTACGTTGCGACACGGGATCGTGTTCAAGTGCATTAATGCCTCACGGGATGTAGAAAGGCAGAGTAAGGCGATGTCAATTGTAGAGGAGACGTTGTTTTTACCTATGGCAGCTATGGATCCTTGTTTCGATAGGTTATTGCCGTTTAGGACTGCCTTCTTTGACCGTGTGCATTTTTTGGTTAAAAAGGACTACCGTCACATAGATAAGTTTAACAAGTTCCCAGATACGATAAAAGTGGATAAATTGGTGacatatatttggaaggTGCTTGAAGAACGTGCAGTATACCTGCCCAATCTACACCGTTGTCACTTGGAGGATATCATGCTTTTGCGGGTTTACTCTGGAGAATCTAGGGGTCATCCTCTTATACTCATGTCTATTATCCAATCCATTGTTGCTAGGTATGGCGTGGAAACGCAGCTTTGTGAACAGGTATTAATTGTTAATGATAAGAAATTACGAGGAGGGCAGtcatttttgatgattcCTCTGAGGAACAACGGCAAACCCCGCATCTTTACCAGGCGACGTTTGCTTGAAACCTTGGGAAGAACAATACCTAATATAGAGACTTCTGGAAGTGCTGCCGTAACCAAGTTCCTTACTCCATTAACAAAACGTAGTGgagttgaaaagtttttcaaGGATTGGTCGATATACTGCGATAAGTCAATCTGGCGAGCAATTCCAGATCATTCTCCTAAGGGTATTTTGAACCATTTACCCCATTCTTGTACTCCAATGGACGAATCaatctttgaatattttattatatattggAAAACTGTGACGTCTAACGTAGCTCCCAATGCTATTTTCCATTCGGTGCTCCTTAAACAGTTCGAAACAATATTGGTAAAAAAATACCCTGGGGATGCCATACACTTCATTGACCGTAGGGACTCATTAATGAATACTATCTCAGAGATGTCCTTTCGGGAATCGATCTCGGAGCATGTTAGCATGCAACACATGCATAGCGTTCCAGAAATCGGTTACATTGTCCGCCAAAAGAACACTGGCCCATTAAGTGTCGTTATTGGCGGTAAGAAAACAGATTTCCACACTTATTTGGTTACGATCGATATCGTCGGTAAGTATACTGTGGTGCATCGGGAAGATGTAGAGGTATGCAAAGAAGTCGCCTGGGAACTTATTTTAAGGCTAATGAGTATGAGTGATTTGGGTAtctattttgaaaaatgggaCAAGGACTCAAACTGTTTAGCACTGAATAAACAATTACTGGAGATAATAACTACTGCATGAGATAACAGGATATTTTTAGCATCTGGATTTTATATCTGGGATGGACGTCATAAATATGGTGGAgaaatttgatttttgcATTTTAAACTGAATTTCTTGTAATGATGGGTATAATTGTAGTCGTCATACATCCTTTTAAGAAGTTGTCGAGGAACTTATACAGCATCtaattttgcaaaatatatatagtacTCGGATAAGAACACCATAACAAAATTAATGAACATTTAGTTTAAATTAGTTACATATTTCATAAACTTAATCTATTCAATTTAATAACACAATTATTTGCATATATGTTTTGCGATTATATTACCTAATATTCGAGAAAACTCAATTGATTCTCAAGAACCCTGTTAGTGTCAGTCTGACTTCATTCAATATAACATcatcttttaattttacAACGAATGCTTTTACTTGTTGTCGCAGTCGATGCTGCTTAATAATTACAACGGTgaaataatgaaaatataGCAATAATGCGAGGACAAGAACTTTAAAGCTAGGTAAACAAGACCTATATCCCAGGGAAAAGAACAGTAAGCGGTGCTATATATGAGAGAGAATCAAGCGTGAGCAATATGTTAGGCCTTTTATCATATCGAACCTTTATCAGGAGAGTTTCCTCTAAGGTTATCGGTATTGACTTGGGCACTACCAATAGTGCGGTTGCGTACATTAGGGACTCTAGTAATAGGAAGTCTGCTACCATTATTGAGAATACACAGGGCCAAAGAACCACACCATCAGTAGTTGCTTATAACAAGGATGGGAAAGCAATCATAGGTATGGCAGCCAAGAGACAGGCAATAATGAACCCCGAGAATACGTTTTTTGCAACTAAGAGACTAATTGGAAGATTATTTAAAGATACTGAAATACAAAATGACCTCAATACCGTCCCTTACAAGATTATAGAGAATCATCTTAATGGAGAGGCATATTTAGAGACAACATTTGGCGAGCAAAAGTCACCCAGTCAAGTAGGCTCTGAAATATTAGTCTATTTGAAAAGAGCTGCTGAAGAATACCTCTCTGAAGAGGTAGACAAGGCTGTTCTCACAGTTCCTGCATATTTCAATGATTCACAGAGGCAAGCTACAAAGGAGGCTGGTAGGATAGCAGGATTGAAGGTGTTGAGGGTGGTGAATGAACCCACTGCAGCTGCTCTAAGTTTTGGTCTAGATGCAAAGAATGATGGTGTAGTTGCAGTTTACGACCTGGGTGGGGGCACATTTGACATTTCTATATTAGATATTGACAGTGGTGTTTTTGAAGTGCGGTCTACCAGTGGAGATACCCATTTAGGAGGTGAAGACTTTGatactgttgttgttgaccACATCTTTAACGTATTTGCCGAGCAGCATAGCATAACAGATATTAGCAAACTAAAAAATAACAGAGAAATAATGCAGCGTATTCGAGAGGCTGCTGAGAAGTCTAAGATTGCCCTGTCCCATTTTAAGGAGACAAGTATCGATCTTCCATTTCTTTATGACAATAAGCATCTCAACATGCGACTTACAGAGGAAAAACTCGACAAAATTACGTTACATCTTATCAACAAGACAATTTCTCCCGTGAAAAAAGCCCTCAGGGACGCTGAAATGGACCCAGAAGACGTCGACGAAATCATTATGGTCGGGGGGATGACCCGTATGCCTAAGATCAGATCCGTAGTAAGCGAATTATTTGGCAAGCCAGTAAACACCACTGTTAACCCTGATGAAACTGTTGCTCTGGGAGCTGCTATACAAGGCGGTATTCTCAGCGGTGAGATTAGaaatgttcttcttctcgATGTAACTCCTCTAACCCTTGGTATCGAGACCTATGGAGGTGTATTCTCACCGCTCATCCCCCGCAATACCACTCTCCCCGTTAAGAAGACCGAGGTATTCAGCACCGGTGTGGATGGCCAAACAGGTGTTGATATTCGTGTGTATCAAGGCGAACGCAGCCTGGTGAGagataatattttaatcGGTGATTTCAAGTTCGCTGGTATTCCCCCCATGCCTAAAGGTGCTCCCAAAATTCATGTCACTTTCGACATTGATGCTGATGGTATCATTAATGTCTCT is part of the Eremothecium cymbalariae DBVPG#7215 chromosome 2, complete sequence genome and encodes:
- a CDS encoding C2H2-type zinc finger protein (similar to Ashbya gossypii AFR580C) → MVASQRKYICCFCARAFSRSEHRTRHERSHTGVKPFSCKVCSHSFVRRDLLQRHIRTVHRSMLLELQLKQVKLGEGREGVLQGESQQIERVLNSFINVQSVGLRDGIGGSAGAGNDSPRLCAGESSAVGKAGSSQKGNIGSECGENGVCGSGAMLQQQLKHDGEGGERQQENKGNAGQDGGGGAAGACKVGTDVDTGSRMCSSGSSSVGGSSRCSIDFGDGNVKGCRGRGSRCLKEMLEPRFHKVLYGALSYVSQSLQVEGCSGVVEWFHEGLAYMDRERLFEAAGRAELEKALVSEEAFGRWLSGSSMLLAVVCLGFWARNQAAGGASGSEIAEVPRDDDRIVEMWKASWNQCMKKPFHESFVALNLLVYVFLRDRRHFPRSMLSISGFHQQVLHTVMRCGEETRLATDDLWTVFHLFVDLLVMSDEYSEVSLLLYQWFLGQELYEGYSLSYHLNAMTQDRTICYTPRMLETLSRSLFCETIMSGSCHTNFQYPDLLHNTIIMANKCYSINGAAVSKKEHNASGFTCWKRETILKNAPQKFFHMLNQYLVFHGSGDHWSLLLATWFEFIKRTCEAPLNVAPHLSNCSIGSKWFHKAVSHLRHVDLMQTMACMDIDLNYINNNLAIGTLPIINLLEGETAEPLESLQFIHKRMIFDVLLFNMHLFGNILFVSQKGVDQSRVTNALKMLENPIVQFLLFVWSRFIDTSESTECIAKDPGKCNMTDLEVDMAYGKHFLARYITISKIKVDTDTVIKNDLDLILFGDGVDISVFYGFHSLLGRILERIEYHMKQLFQIIVNENQNFTNLFEEALASVRAVQCELRSKVGNIMNIPRVNTPKTFFEPVFNKAVPLSQATARSVKVSPYNYSPTSSQLLSEKIILPPINFQEIGSTEKSCVYYLSDPLYSGGIRPTVTSRNQNSNCKIQLPPPYRLFNIPSTL
- the MDM30 gene encoding SCF ubiquitin ligase complex subunit MDM30 (similar to Ashbya gossypii AFR582W); this translates as MDEWPAEIWMEVCRLLTPEDLFSLRLCSTKLNRIVCDCTDIWASLCRAKWLTSELIETVFENIPKNNPMSPSDDWFYYYWYRSNIDAKLEKMLQEIAQLEHGARFWDTYWGLFRYRKFMVPFLQRHTARGYCFSESFKLHCISRQLLTTLRHGIVFKCINASRDVERQSKAMSIVEETLFLPMAAMDPCFDRLLPFRTAFFDRVHFLVKKDYRHIDKFNKFPDTIKVDKLVTYIWKVLEERAVYLPNLHRCHLEDIMLLRVYSGESRGHPLILMSIIQSIVARYGVETQLCEQVLIVNDKKLRGGQSFLMIPLRNNGKPRIFTRRRLLETLGRTIPNIETSGSAAVTKFLTPLTKRSGVEKFFKDWSIYCDKSIWRAIPDHSPKGILNHLPHSCTPMDESIFEYFIIYWKTVTSNVAPNAIFHSVLLKQFETILVKKYPGDAIHFIDRRDSLMNTISEMSFRESISEHVSMQHMHSVPEIGYIVRQKNTGPLSVVIGGKKTDFHTYLVTIDIVGKYTVVHREDVEVCKEVAWELILRLMSMSDLGIYFEKWDKDSNCLALNKQLLEIITTA
- the SSQ1 gene encoding Hsp70 family ATPase SSQ1 (similar to Ashbya gossypii AFR583W), encoding MLGLLSYRTFIRRVSSKVIGIDLGTTNSAVAYIRDSSNRKSATIIENTQGQRTTPSVVAYNKDGKAIIGMAAKRQAIMNPENTFFATKRLIGRLFKDTEIQNDLNTVPYKIIENHLNGEAYLETTFGEQKSPSQVGSEILVYLKRAAEEYLSEEVDKAVLTVPAYFNDSQRQATKEAGRIAGLKVLRVVNEPTAAALSFGLDAKNDGVVAVYDLGGGTFDISILDIDSGVFEVRSTSGDTHLGGEDFDTVVVDHIFNVFAEQHSITDISKLKNNREIMQRIREAAEKSKIALSHFKETSIDLPFLYDNKHLNMRLTEEKLDKITLHLINKTISPVKKALRDAEMDPEDVDEIIMVGGMTRMPKIRSVVSELFGKPVNTTVNPDETVALGAAIQGGILSGEIRNVLLLDVTPLTLGIETYGGVFSPLIPRNTTLPVKKTEVFSTGVDGQTGVDIRVYQGERSLVRDNILIGDFKFAGIPPMPKGAPKIHVTFDIDADGIINVSAAEQSSGQAKSITIIPKSGLSDTEIQKMVDDANANKERDDALRQRVELITKSDIMITDTEDSFKRFHDTISKHDSFPDVLAEIQKVRRQIDHFKAHDADESLDLNELKRSTDHVQQLALQLFRDVSSTVNRN
- the ART5 gene encoding Art5p (similar to Ashbya gossypii AFR581C); translated protein: MFSLGKSSSKQPVYFDVRVTSNYQDIVLIEGSHFGAGSVLLSGHLVFSITETVSVKAIILKLIGRYKLEFLQIGQHKSNNVVSLVKKEQVIFECVWDNLLTCGDGVVLDTASAKTAGGSRGGNSSSSSSRNNGYGDEIADSDHAERARMTLRPSRSNHVVTTRSSVSETRKILMRSKSSPILRLPEDGITGTPYEQDSVPRGASFVLPKGNYELPFRVVLPDDISETVEGLQSGSVFYRFESHIERGGFKTAFSNYKYLRIFRTLSADNLAIQEEVCVGKSWPDRLQYEVSIPSRAIPIGGSTPIHIKLYPFQKGYRLHNITISLSQYYAFQDASGSLYYDEKSVVEKSITDFGNINGCHPEHGNLLNDSISILSVLQLPDDLKQITQNCDIGEKLIRVRHKLQIHIILKKSLWEKINTSAPLKNVAASASSTTSSAGTPDTTTTTTNDGPHDRTTEIKASIPVILFISPHVPIKGRMIMLDNSGKFHIRSGVLTDLFHLQPIINPLQSSVLSSDPSSCILLPACQDVPPAYHSHIHDPLYTENVLFSAAPAPQSSSIPSHRSEHYPAQTSAPPPCSSPPSSSPSRINFTLPQPTSSQTMQCLQSLQALSLDDISRVPAYHSHENSAPLHYPAPEYRGNVPLASASPPPNIPSSPSRACDPHTCDTAHTRPIG